A genomic region of Paralichthys olivaceus isolate ysfri-2021 chromosome 18, ASM2471397v2, whole genome shotgun sequence contains the following coding sequences:
- the slc38a9 gene encoding neutral amino acid transporter 9 produces the protein MEDDSRPLLSSGQTGESYSHRGSTDSLDLKAKRPFHVEPRNIVDDDPQERVSAEAAILNSRVHYYGRLTGSSDRLLSPPNHVIPRPEEIYVYSPLGTAFKVTSSDYSSKNPSIITIFAIWNTMMGTSILSIPWGIKQAGFTLGILILIFLGLLMLYCCYIVLKSPKSIPYIDTSDWEFPDVCHYYFGKFGQWSSLVFSMVSLIGAMVVYWVLMSNFLYNTGQFIYNSAHNVNTSDSEFGTNGSERVICPFPNTDPGGNDSLGSLHLSVSGNDTSDVFGHWWSKTNTVPLYLIILLLPLLCFRSASFFARFTFLGTISVVYLIVLVTVKTSRLGFHLKFHWFDTSEFYVPEFRLLFPQLTGVLTLAFFIHNCVITLMKSNKNQENNVRDLSVAYLLVGLTYLYVGVLIFAAFPSPPLSKDCIEANFLDNYPSSDVMVFVARSFLLFQMITVYPLLGYLVRVQLMGQIFGNHYPSFFHVLVLNILIVAAGVLMAKFYPNIGSIIRFSGATCGLALVFVFPALVHMISLKRQGALRWPSALFHSFLILLGLANLLAQFFM, from the exons ATGGAGGACGACAGCCGGCCGCTTCTGAGCTCAGGTCAAACAGGAGAGAGCTACTCACACAGAGGCTCCACAGACTCTCTGGACCTCAAGGCCAAAAG GCCGTTCCACGTGGAGCCCCGGAACATCGTGGACGATGACCCTCAGGAGAGAGTCTCGGCTGAAGCGGCCATCCTCAACAGCAGAGTTCATTATTACGGCCGACTGACGGGCTCGTCTGACAGGCTGCTG AGTCCTCCAAACCATGTGATCCCCCGACCTGAGGAGATCTACGTCTACAGCCCCCTGGGGACGGCGTTCAAGGTGACGTCCAGCGACTACTCGTCTAAAAACCCGAGCATCATCACCAT TTTTGCGATATGGAACACGATGATGGGAACATCTATCCTCAGCATTCCTTGGGGCATAAAACAG GCCGGCTTCACGCTCGGgatcctcatcctcatctttTTAGGTTTGCTGATGCTCTACTGTTGTTACATCGTCCTCAAGTCACCAAAGTCAATAC CCTACATAGACACGTCCGACTGGGAATTCCCTGACGTCTGTCATTACTACTTTGGAAAGTTTGGACAATGGTCCAGCCTGGTCTTCTCCATGGTGTCACTCATCGGAGCCATGGTGGTTTACTGGGTCCTCATGTCCAACTTCCTGTACAACACGGGACAGTTTATCTACA ATTCCGCTCACAACGTCAACACGTCAGACTCCGAGTTTGGAACCAACGGCTCGGAGAGAG TGATCTGTCCGTTCCCAAACACCGACCCGGGGGGGAACGACAGCCTCGGCTCGCTTCACCTCAGCGTCAGTGGAAATGACACGTCTGACGTCTTTGGACACTGGTGGAGCAAAACCAACACCGTCCCCCTCTACCtcatcatcctgctgctgccgctgctctgCTTCCGCTCAGCCTCCTTCTTCGCAAGGTTCACCTTCCTGG GAACCATTTCTGTCGTCTACCTGATCGTGTTGGTCACCGTCAAAACGTCCCGGCTCGGCTTCCACCTGAAGTTCCACTGGTTCGATACCAGCGAGTTCTATGTTCCAG AGTTCAGACTGTTGTTCCCTCAGCTCACTGGAGTTCTCACTTTGGCCTTTTTCATTCACAACTGTGTCATCACATTAATGAAGAGCAACAAGAACCAAGAGAACAAC GTGCGGGACCTGTCCGTGGCGTATCTTCTGGTCGGGCTGACCTACCTCTACGTGGGCGTGTTGATCTTTGCCGCctttccttcacctcctctctccaaAGACTGCATCGAAGCA AACTTCTTAGATAACTACCCCAGCAGCGACGTCATGGTGTTCGTGGCTCGGAGCTTCCTGCTCTTCCAGATGATCACTGTCTACCCCCTGCTGGGATACCTGGTGCGGGTCCAGCTGATGGGTCAGATCTTTGGGAACCATTACCCCAG TTTCTTCCACGTTCTGGTTCTGAACATCTTGATCGTTGCAGCTGGCGTCCTCATGGCCAAGTTTTATCCCAACATCGGCTCCATCATCCG GTTTTCTGGAGCCACATGCGGCCTGGCTCTGGTGTTCGTCTTCCCTGCGTTGGTCCACATGATCTCTCTGAAGCGACAGGGCGCGCTCCGCTGGCCGTCAGCCCTGTTCCACAGCTTCCTGATCCTGCTGGGTTTGGCCAACCTGCTGGCTCAGTTCTTCATGTAA